One window of Globicephala melas chromosome 2, mGloMel1.2, whole genome shotgun sequence genomic DNA carries:
- the SEMA6D gene encoding semaphorin-6D isoform X7 translates to MRFFLLCAYMLLLMISQLRAVSFPEDDEPLNTVDYHYSRQYPVFRGRPSGNESQHRLDFQLMLKIRDTLYIAGRDQVYTVNLNEIPKTEVIPNKKLTWRSRQQDRENCAMKGKHKDECHNFIKVFVPRNDEMVFVCGTNAFNPMCRYYRLNTLEYDGEEISGLARCPFDARQTNVALFADGKLYSATVADFLASDAVIYRSMGDGSALRTIKYDSKWIKEPHFLHAIEYGNYVYFFFREIAVEHNNLGKAVYSRVARICKNDMGGSQRVLEKHWTSFLKARLNCSVPGDSFFYFDVLQSVTDIIQINGVPTVVGVFTTQLNSIPGSAVCAFSMDDIEKVFRGRFKEQKTPDSVWTAVPEDKVPKPRPGCCAKHGLAEAYKTSIDFPDETLSFIKSHPLMDSAVPPIADEPWFTKTRIRYRLTAIAVDHSAGPHQNYTVIFVGSEAGMVLKVLAKTSPFSLNDSVLLEEIEAYNHAKCNAENEEDRRVISLQLDKVHHALYVAFSSCVIRIPLSRCERYASCKKSCIASRDPYCGWLSPGACGQVTPGMLAGGFEQDTEYGNTAHLGDCHGVRWEVQSGESNQMVHMNVLITCVFAAFVLGAFIAGVAVYCYRDMFVRRNRKIHKDAESAQSCTDSSGSFAKLNGLFDSPVKEYQQNIDSPKLYSNLLTSRKELPPSGDTKSMVMDQRGQPPELAALPTPESTPVLHQKTLQAMKSHSDKAHGHGASRKETPQFFPSSPPPHSPLSHGHIPSAIVLPNATHDYNTSFSNSNAHKAEKKLQNIDHPLTKSSSKRDHRRSVDSRNTLNDLLKHLNDPNSNPKAIMGDIQMAHQTLMLDPVGPMSEVPPKVPNREASLYSPPSTLPRNSPTKRVDVPTTPGVPMTSLERQRGYHKNSSQRHSISAMPKNLSSPNGVLLSRQPSMNRGGYMPTPAGAKVDYIQGTPVSVHLQPSLSRQSSYTSNGTLPRTGLKRTPSLKPDVPPKPSFVPQTPSVRPLNKYTY, encoded by the exons ATGAGGTTCTTCCTGCTTTGTGCCTACATGCTGCTTCTGATGATTTCCCAGCTGAGAGCAGTCAGCTTTCCTGAAGACGATGAACCCCTTAATACTGTTGACTACCACT ATTCAAGGCAATATCCGGTTTTTAGAGGACGCCCTTCAGGCAATGAATCACAGCATAGGCTGGACTTTCAGCTGATGTTGAAAATTCGAGACACACTTTATATTGCTGGCAG GGATCAAGTTTATACGGTAAACTTAAATGAAATCCCCAAAACAGAAGTAATACCAAACAAG AAACTGACATGGCGGTCAAGACAACAGGATCGAGAAAACTGTGCTATGAAAGGCAAGCATAAA GATGAATGCCACAACTTTATTAAAGTGTTTGTTCCGAGAAACGACGAGATGGTTTTTGTTTGTGGCACCAATGCTTTTAATCCCATGTGTAGATACTATAGG ttgAATACCTTAGAGTATGATGGGGAAGAAATTAGTGGCTTGGCAAGGTGCCCATTTGATGCCAGACAAACCAATGTTGCCCTTTTTGCCG ATGGGAAGCTGTATTCTGCCACAGTGGCTGACTTCCTGGCCAGTGATGCCGTTATTTACCGAAGCATGGGCGATGGATCTGCCCTTCGTACTATAAAATATGATTCCAAATGGATCAAAG agccACACTTTCTTCATGCCATAGAATATGGAAACTATGTCTATTTCTTCTTCCGAGAAATTGCTGTCGAACATAATAATTTAGGCAAG GCTGTATATTCCCGTGTGGCCCGCATATGTAAAAACGACATGGGTGGCTCCCAGCGGGTCCTGGAGAAACACTGGACTTCATTTCTGAAGGCTCGTCTTAACTGTTCTGTCCCCGGAGATTCCTTTTTCTACTTTGATGTTCTGCAGTCTGTCACAGACATAATACAAATCAATGGCGTCCCCACTGTGGTCGGGGTGTTTACCACACAGCTCAACAG CATTCCTGGTTCTGCTGTCTGTGCATTTAGCATGGATGACATTGAAAAAGTATTCAGAGGACGgtttaaagaacagaaaactcCAGATTCTGTTTGGACAGCAGTCCCTGAAGACAAAGTACCGAAGccaag GCCCGGCTGTTGTGCAAAGCACGGGCTTGCTGAAGCTTATAAAACCTCCATCGATTTCCCGGATGAAACCCTGTCGTTCATTAAATCCCACCCCCTGATGGACTCTGCCGTCCCACCCATTGCCGACGAGCCCTGGTTCACAAAGACTCGGATCAG GTACAGACTGACGGCCATCGCCGTCGACCATTCTGCGGGACCCCACCAAAACTACACAGTCATCTTTGTTGGCTCGGAAGCTGGCATGGTACTTAAAGTTTTGGCAAAAACCAGTCCTTTCTCTTTGAATGACAGCGTGTTACTGGAAGAGATTGAAGCGTACAACCATGCAAA GTGCAATGCTGAGAATGAGGAGGACAGAAGGGTCATCTCACTCCAGTTGGATAAAGTTCATCATGCTTTATACGTGGCGTTCTCTAGCTGTGTTATCCGCATCCCCCTCAGTCGCTGTGAGCGTTACGCATCATGTAAAAA GTCTTGTATTGCATCTCGAGACCCGTACTGTGGCTGGTTAAGCCCAGGGGCCTGTGGTCAAGTGACCCCAGGGATGCT CGCTGGAGGATTTGAACAGGACACGGAATATGGCAACACAGCCCATCTAGGGGACTGCCATG GTGTACGATGGGAAGTCCAGTCTGGAGAGTCCAACCAGATGGTCCACATGAATGTCCTCATCACCTGTGTCTTTGCGGCTTTTGTCTTGGGTGCATTCATTGCAGGTGTGGCAGTGTACTGCTATCGTGACATGTTTGTTCGGAGAAACAGAAAGATCCATAAAGATGCAGAATCTGCCCAGTCGTGCACGGACTCCAGTGGAAGTTTTGCCAAGCTGAATGGTCTCTTTGACAGCCCAGTCAAGGAATATCAACAGAATATAGATTCTCCCAAATTGTATAGTAACCTGCTGACCAGTCGGAAAGAGCTGCCACCCAGTGGAGATACGAAATCCATGGTCATGGACCAGCGAGGCCAACCTCCCGAGCTGGCTGCTCTCCCGACACCTGAGTCTACACCTGTGCTTCACCAGAAGACCCTGCAGGCCATGAAGAGCCACTCAGACAAGGCCCACGGCCATGGGGCTTCAAGGAAGGAAACGCCCCAGTTTTTTCCTTCTAGTCCTCCACCGCATTCCCCACTAAGTCATGGACATATCCCCAGTGCCATTGTCCTTCCTAATGCTACCCATGACTACAACAcatctttctcaaactccaaCGCTCACAAAGCTGAAAAGAAACTTCAGAACATTGACCACCCTCTTACAAAGTCATCCAGTAAAAGGGATCACCGGCGTTCTGTGgattccagaaacaccctcaacGATCTCCTGAAGCATCTAAATGACCCAAATAGTAACCCCAAAGCCATCATGGGAGACATCCAAATGGCCCACCAGACCCTAATGCTGGATCCCGTGGGACCTATGTCTGAGGTCCCGCCCAAGGTCCCTAACCGCGAGGCATCACTCTACTCTCCTCCCTCGACTCTCCCCAGAAATAGCCCAACCAAGCGAGTGGACGTCCCCACCACTCCTGGCGTCCCAATGACTTCTCTGGAAAGACAAAGGGGTTATCATAAAAATTCCTCCCAGAGGCACTCTATATCTGCTATGCCTAAAAACTTAAGTTCACCAAATGGTGTTTTGTTATCTAGACAGCCTAGTATGAACCGTGGAGGCTACATGCCCACCCCCGCAGGGGCGAAGGTGGACTATATTCAGGGAACGCCGGTGAGTGTTCATCTGCAGCCTTCCCTCTCCAGACAGAGCAGCTACACCAGTAATGGCACCCTTCCCAGGACGGGACTAAAGAGGACACCGTCATTAAAACCTGATGTACCACCAAAGCCTTCATTTGTTCCCCAAACCCCATCTGTCAGACCACTGAACAAATATACTTACTAG